A single Bacteroidales bacterium DNA region contains:
- a CDS encoding T9SS type A sorting domain-containing protein, with protein sequence MKQKQLTLSALLLLAIGLTGLQAQTSVNAAGGNGTGSGGSVSYSVGQVVYTSNSGNGGTVDQGVQHAYEIFTIGINETALDISLTVFPNPTTENLTLQISDYNNEKLSYQLFDMQGKELSKEQIVAQQTLIDMSSLPTATYFLNVVNQESKKVQSFKIIKIK encoded by the coding sequence ATGAAACAAAAACAATTAACATTAAGTGCTCTACTCTTATTAGCTATTGGACTAACAGGATTACAAGCACAAACAAGCGTAAACGCCGCAGGTGGGAATGGCACAGGGAGCGGTGGTTCTGTTTCGTACAGCGTTGGACAAGTAGTTTACACTTCTAATTCTGGAAACGGTGGAACTGTTGACCAAGGCGTACAACATGCCTATGAAATTTTCACCATAGGTATTAATGAAACAGCATTAGATATTTCGCTTACTGTTTTTCCAAACCCTACAACGGAAAACTTAACCTTGCAAATAAGCGATTATAACAACGAAAAGTTGTCGTATCAGCTATTCGACATGCAAGGAAAAGAATTAAGTAAAGAGCAAATTGTAGCACAGCAAACACTAATAGATATGAGCAGTTTGCCAACAGCTACATATTTTTTAAACGTTGTAAACCAAGAAAGCAAAAAAGTTCAATCATTTAAAATAATTAAAATTAAATAA